In the genome of Triticum urartu cultivar G1812 chromosome 5, Tu2.1, whole genome shotgun sequence, one region contains:
- the LOC125510222 gene encoding protein ROOT PRIMORDIUM DEFECTIVE 1, whose protein sequence is MLRRIAALRPPPPRAVAAALVGGADSGYSSKSTSLPQKQQRVRDHAFDGIMEVQKRVRRFLALHALLLYAATPTAPSGKFSAGGSGAVSVPFSRLGALSRRQLRLAPLDAGNFMLRHPHAFHLFLHPVHRILHVRLTPRASAALRLEADAIASLRPGAVLRLRKLLLLAPPHHRLRLEHIRLLRRDFGLPDDFADSVILSNPALFRLTPDGFVEFVPSPDDPPDLTVAAVERSRERHYREHRAPGAGEEDARFAFPTRFPPGFKIGKYFRIAVWKWQRLPYASPYADVSGHDLRSLEAQRRMEKRAVAAVHELLSLTVDKRTTLERLALFRDALGVPKKIKEFLLKYQGIFYISTRGNQGKLHTVFLREAYYKGELLDSNEIHDARRKLEELLLMSREKANLDRMFTSMGRGWDELGGGRCGGAELREKFLGDAGGRKRKVGADDEDDGADSGEDSGVESLYID, encoded by the coding sequence ATGCTCCGCCGCATCGCCGCCCtacggccgccgccgccgcgcgcggtggcggcggcgctcgTCGGAGGGGCCGACTCaggctactcctccaagtccacctccCTCCCCCAGAAGCAGCAGCGCGTCCGCGACCACGCCTTCGACGGCATCATGGAGGTGCAGAAGCGCGTCCGCCGCTTCCTCGCGCTCCACGCGCTGCTCCTCTACGCCGCCACCCCCACCGCGCCCTCGGGCAAATTCTCCGCCGGGGGCAGCGGCGCGGTCTCTGTGCCCTTCTCCCGCCTCGGCGCCCTCTCGCGCCGCCAGCTCCGCCTCGCGCCCCTCGACGCTGGCAACTTCATGCTGCGCCACCCGCACGCCTTCCACCTCTTCCTCCACCCGGTCCACCGCATCCTCCACGTGCGCCTCACCCCGCGCGCCTCCGCTGCGCTGCGCCTCGAGGCCGACGCCATCGCCTCCCTGCGCCCCGGCGCCGTCCTCCGCCTCCGCAAGCTGCTCCTCCTCGCGCCCCCGCACCACCGCCTCCGGCTGGAGCACATCCGTCTCCTCCGCCGCGACTTCGGCCTCCCCGACGACTTCGCCGACTCCGTCATCCTGTCCAATCCCGCTCTGTTCCGCCTCACGCCTGACGGGTTCGTCGAGTTTGTGCCCTCCCCTGACGACCCACCCGACCTCACCGTCGCCGCCGTCGAGCGCTCCCGGGAGCGCCACTACCGCGAGCACCGTGCTCCCGGCGCTGGCGAGGAGGACGCGCGCTTCGCGTTCCCCACCCGCTTTCCGCCGGGCTTTAAGATTGGCAAGTATTTCCGCATTGCAGTTTGGAAGTGGCAGCGCCTCCCCTACGCTTCCCCGTATGCGGACGTCTCTGGCCACGACCTGCGCTCACTTGAGGCACAACGCCGCATGGAGAAGCGCGCTGTCGCTGCTGTCCATGAGCTGCTCTCTCTCACCGTCGACAAGCGTACCACGCTCGAGCGTCTCGCGCTCTTCCGTGACGCCCTTGGTGTGCCGAAGAAGATTAAAGAGTTCTTGCTTAAGTATCAGGGGATATTTTACATATCAACAAGAGGAAACCAGGGGAAGCTGCACACTGTGTTCCTCAGGGAGGCATACTATAAAGGGGAGCTTTTAGATTCCAATGAGATACATGACGCAAGGCGGAAGCTGGAGGAGCTGCTCTTGATGAGCCGAGAGAAGGCGAATTTGGATCGGATGTTCACCAGCATGGGCCGTGGATGGGATGAGCTTGGTGGTGGTCGTTGTGGAGGAGCAGAATTAAGGGAGAAGTTTCTTGGGGATGCAGGTGGCAGAAAGAGGAAAGTTGGCGCTGACGATGAGGACGATGGTGCCGATAGTGGGGAGGACTCGGGAGTTGAATCACTCTACATCGACTGA